One region of Phragmites australis chromosome 18, lpPhrAust1.1, whole genome shotgun sequence genomic DNA includes:
- the LOC133899373 gene encoding xyloglucan endotransglucosylase protein 7-like — MGQARAQLLASLAAFYLILAVSHVAGNMADNIDIMWGSSKWVTDSTGQQAIAMTLDRYTSSAIRSKNAYRFSRVDMDIKLVPGNSAGTVTTLYMITEGQWQTHDEIDLEFLGNSSGQPYTLHTNMYARGKGGREKQYRLWFDPTQDYHTYTIIWNRDWTLILVDNKLLRQIKNKLMYGVPYPFYQPMRMYATIWNADDWATQGGRVKTDWSQAPFTAYFRNYRATSCTSYQSSSICGEGSTSPRGWLNQELDETRKQQLREVDSKYKIYDYCTDRKRFKNGFPAECMAE; from the exons ATGGGGCAGGCTAGGGCTCAGCTCCTAGCCTCCCTAGCGGCTTTCTACCTCATCCTGGCAGTCTCCCATGTCGCCGGCAACATGGCAGACAACATTGACATAATGTGGGGCAGCTCAAAGTGGGTCACCGACAGCACTGGCCAACAGGCCATCGCGATGACTCTCGACCGCTACACCTCCTCCGCAATCCGGTCGAAGAACGCCTACCGCTTCAGCAGGGTCGACATGGATATCAAGCTCGTCCCCGGGAACTCAGCCGGCACGGTGACCACACTCTAT ATGATAACAGAGGGGCAGTGGCAGACCCATGACGAGATCGACCTCGAGTTCTTGGGGAACAGCAGCGGGCAGCCTTACACCCTGCATACTAACATGTATGCCAGAGGTAAAGGTGGCAGAGAGAAGCAGTACCGGCTTTGGTTTGATCCCACTCAAGATTACCACACCTACACCATCATCTGGAACAGAGATTGGACCTT AATCCTTGTCGATAACAAGCTGCTCCGGCAGATCAAGAATAAGTTGATGTATGGTGTCCCATACCCATTCTATCAGCCAATGAGGATGTACGCCACCATCTGGAATGCCGACGACTGGGCAACGCAGGGTGGGCGGGTCAAGACTGACTGGTCACAAGCACCATTCACCGCATACTTCAGGAACTACAGGGCCACATCCTGCACCTCCTACCAGAGCTCCTCGATTTGTGGCGAGGGTTCAACTAGCCCCAGAGGTTGGCTCAACCAGGAGCTGGACGAGACACGGAAACAGCAACTGCGGGAGGTGGATTCTAAGTACAAGATCTATGATTATTGCACTGACAGAAAGAGGTTCAAAAATGGGTTCCCTGCTGAGTGTATGGCAGAATAG